Proteins encoded by one window of Chryseobacterium sp. POL2:
- a CDS encoding histidine kinase — translation MKFLFFLFCSLYLFGQSNPYAFTLNKISGLPSDMVFDVKQDRQGFIWLGTAKGIFRYDGVEVKSFTSVDVTVKSVSNINQDKKGRIWFQDFNGNIFFVEDNRIQSFKAYKANGFLKYALIHDKLYIAGKKGIRIYDISSFRLLKEIPLDLHTTIQTVALEDSFYTIGEEIHVVNPQNQLRKLTLPADYTKKITAPIITTDGKKLYVFSKFDPSYLVINNGENSLKTLPFNVVFTQNANVIDQDIWLCSTKGLYRFNPQNNTYKHYFAETNISFITKTAVGNFWISTLTNGALYVEDFNSGFIATPTIPIRLVNEQNNLLFSSNRDEIFSVDELFNVQRIYKGKTDHVISPLFVDRNNNRLLFASSKFIIKSQHATLEHIIAVKQIAQLDAKYYVISASTWNGIIYTDPKLKSEWDKEFGALKQHSQDGIYFIPLVTSENGKNCFVDTKDNSIYFLTNYGIRRYHKGITKDIPNDTKSVFIQMENLDGKIYLLSQNENLYELNSGKVHKIKLPNKFENAKIQKFKIIDDSIYLIKDNVVYNYLPQQQKIIPALHIPKDVEINDIAKFQHRLFFSTNKGIIHIPYTNTFGFQPLKLFVNNITANGKIIHNKDFDQLKSSQNNIEINFDIQSEAPNAQYEIYYKMDDSNWQKISNLNRRLVFSSISSGKHHVVLKIVRDSEVISKEISFYISPPFYLTWWFLALLGIALIFGIYFIFKTIIKRINLENSKKIEKLNLEKLVNQNKLKSLKSQMNPHFFFNALNTLQSYIVANEKKEAVFYLSKFSKLTRSILDMSDRDNISLKEEIETLKVYLDLEKARFDNDFQYNIFVDEQLENSDVTIPTLLIQPYVENAIKHGLLHKNANKNLEVTFDKFNDMLMIKIEDNGIGRKRSMELNAIKNKNHKSFATQSLEERIMLINHSEQYQINIQYIDKNDNRGTIVLLKIKSSDV, via the coding sequence TTGAAATTTCTATTTTTTCTGTTTTGCTCCTTATACTTATTTGGACAATCCAATCCTTATGCTTTTACGCTCAACAAAATCTCTGGTTTGCCATCAGATATGGTGTTTGATGTTAAGCAGGATAGGCAAGGTTTTATCTGGTTGGGGACTGCCAAAGGCATTTTTCGATATGATGGTGTTGAGGTCAAATCTTTTACTAGTGTGGATGTAACGGTAAAATCGGTTTCAAATATTAATCAAGATAAAAAAGGAAGAATTTGGTTTCAAGATTTTAACGGCAATATTTTCTTTGTAGAGGATAATCGGATACAGAGCTTTAAGGCTTATAAAGCAAATGGTTTTCTTAAGTACGCTCTAATTCATGATAAACTTTACATTGCGGGAAAAAAAGGCATTAGGATTTATGATATTAGCAGTTTTCGGTTGCTTAAAGAGATTCCGTTAGATCTTCATACAACTATCCAAACTGTTGCTTTGGAAGATAGTTTTTATACGATTGGAGAAGAAATCCACGTGGTTAATCCACAAAATCAATTAAGGAAATTGACTTTGCCCGCAGATTACACCAAAAAGATTACAGCTCCAATAATCACAACAGATGGGAAAAAGCTTTATGTTTTTTCTAAATTTGATCCAAGTTATTTAGTTATTAATAACGGAGAAAATAGTCTTAAGACTTTGCCTTTTAATGTCGTATTTACTCAAAACGCCAATGTTATCGATCAGGATATTTGGCTGTGTTCTACCAAAGGTTTATATCGATTCAATCCTCAGAATAATACTTATAAACACTATTTTGCAGAAACAAATATATCTTTTATTACCAAAACGGCAGTCGGTAATTTCTGGATTTCTACATTAACCAATGGTGCGTTGTATGTAGAGGATTTTAACTCTGGTTTTATTGCAACACCAACGATTCCTATACGTTTGGTAAATGAGCAAAACAACTTGTTGTTTTCCTCCAATCGCGATGAGATTTTTAGTGTAGATGAATTGTTTAATGTGCAAAGGATTTATAAAGGTAAGACAGATCATGTGATTTCACCTTTGTTTGTTGATCGTAATAATAACCGACTTCTTTTTGCATCTTCAAAATTTATAATTAAATCTCAACACGCTACTTTAGAACATATTATTGCGGTAAAGCAAATTGCGCAGTTGGATGCCAAATATTATGTGATTAGCGCCAGTACTTGGAATGGCATCATCTATACCGATCCAAAACTTAAAAGTGAGTGGGACAAAGAGTTCGGAGCATTAAAGCAACATTCGCAAGATGGGATCTACTTTATACCATTGGTGACTTCAGAAAACGGTAAAAATTGTTTTGTAGATACTAAAGACAATAGCATTTATTTTTTGACTAATTATGGTATAAGACGTTATCATAAAGGCATTACCAAAGATATTCCGAATGATACTAAGAGTGTTTTTATCCAAATGGAAAATCTGGATGGTAAAATCTATCTACTTTCTCAAAATGAAAATTTATATGAGTTAAACTCAGGAAAAGTTCATAAAATTAAACTTCCTAATAAGTTTGAAAATGCGAAAATTCAGAAATTTAAAATTATTGATGATAGCATTTATTTAATAAAAGACAATGTGGTTTATAATTATTTGCCACAACAACAAAAGATAATTCCGGCGTTACACATCCCAAAAGATGTAGAAATTAATGATATTGCAAAGTTCCAGCATCGTTTATTCTTTTCGACTAATAAAGGGATTATTCATATTCCTTATACTAATACATTTGGTTTTCAACCTTTAAAGTTATTTGTAAATAACATAACGGCAAATGGCAAAATTATCCACAACAAGGATTTTGACCAACTGAAATCATCTCAAAATAATATTGAAATTAATTTTGATATTCAGTCAGAAGCACCCAATGCACAATATGAGATTTATTATAAAATGGACGACTCTAACTGGCAAAAGATTTCTAATCTTAACAGACGTCTGGTTTTTTCATCGATTTCTAGCGGCAAACACCACGTTGTTTTAAAAATAGTTCGAGATTCTGAAGTTATTAGCAAAGAGATTTCATTTTATATTTCGCCTCCTTTTTATCTTACATGGTGGTTTTTGGCACTTTTGGGAATAGCTTTGATTTTTGGAATTTATTTCATTTTTAAAACAATTATTAAACGAATCAACTTAGAAAATTCAAAAAAAATAGAAAAACTAAACTTAGAAAAATTAGTCAATCAGAATAAACTTAAATCTCTGAAATCCCAGATGAATCCTCATTTTTTCTTTAATGCACTCAATACTTTACAATCTTATATTGTGGCTAATGAAAAGAAGGAAGCCGTATTCTATCTGTCTAAATTTTCAAAATTAACTCGATCTATCCTTGATATGAGTGACCGAGATAACATCTCCTTAAAAGAAGAAATAGAAACTCTAAAAGTCTACCTCGATTTGGAAAAAGCTAGATTCGATAATGATTTTCAGTATAATATTTTTGTAGATGAGCAATTGGAAAATTCAGATGTTACAATTCCTACCTTGCTTATTCAGCCTTATGTAGAAAACGCCATAAAACATGGGCTTTTACACAAAAATGCGAATAAGAATTTAGAAGTTACTTTTGATAAATTTAATGATATGTTAATGATTAAAATTGAGGATAACGGAATTGGAAGAAAAAGAAGTATGGAACTGAATGCTATAAAAAATAAAAACCATAAATCTTTTGCAACACAATCCTTAGAAGAGCGAATAATGTTGATTAACCATAGCGAGCAATACCAAATTAACATACAATATATTGACAAAAATGACAATCGAGGAACTATAGTCCTTTTAAAAATAAAATCAAGTGATGTGTAA
- a CDS encoding N-acetylmuramoyl-L-alanine amidase, with the protein MRNSLYVIGLGISLVSCGSQNNTKKVVATPKPITTAQPIIPIKPPIKQEEADFYKVNIGDITKNDNTISYGSIVAAKPNHYKVVKTYFPAVAQNFRQRYVILHYTALDNDKSASVLTQQSVSAHYLVNSYDDNEIYLLVDENKRAYHAGVSNWRADQNLNDISIGIEIVNAGWTTNATGTKIFPGFPEKQIKKVANLVKDIASRYNIPPTNILAHSDIAPTRKQDPGPMFPWKRLYDEYQIGMWYDDATKLAFLNSMTQEDLLAQYNTPQFIYKIQTALNKFGYKLDSTTVWDKQTKQTIEAFQYHFRPEKTDGILDLETWAILQALMQKYPTK; encoded by the coding sequence ATGCGTAATTCATTATATGTCATAGGATTAGGAATCAGCTTAGTTTCTTGCGGTTCCCAAAATAACACTAAAAAAGTTGTTGCAACACCCAAACCTATTACAACTGCACAACCAATTATCCCAATAAAACCACCTATCAAACAAGAAGAAGCGGACTTTTATAAAGTCAATATTGGAGACATTACAAAAAATGACAATACGATAAGTTATGGCTCTATTGTTGCAGCGAAACCTAATCATTATAAAGTTGTAAAAACCTATTTCCCTGCTGTTGCACAGAATTTTCGTCAACGCTATGTCATTTTACACTACACCGCTCTTGATAATGATAAATCTGCGTCTGTCTTAACACAACAGTCTGTTAGTGCACATTATCTTGTAAATTCTTATGACGATAATGAAATCTATCTTTTGGTTGATGAAAATAAACGTGCTTATCATGCAGGTGTAAGCAATTGGCGAGCAGACCAAAACCTAAATGACATTTCTATTGGTATTGAAATCGTAAATGCTGGCTGGACTACTAACGCAACAGGAACTAAAATCTTTCCAGGTTTTCCAGAAAAACAAATCAAAAAAGTCGCGAATCTTGTAAAAGATATCGCATCGCGATATAATATTCCGCCAACTAATATATTGGCACATTCTGACATTGCACCAACAAGAAAACAAGATCCTGGGCCAATGTTCCCATGGAAAAGATTATACGACGAGTATCAAATCGGGATGTGGTATGATGATGCAACAAAGCTTGCTTTTCTTAACAGTATGACTCAAGAGGATCTTCTAGCTCAGTACAATACCCCACAGTTTATTTATAAAATACAAACTGCTTTAAATAAATTCGGTTACAAACTTGACAGTACAACAGTATGGGATAAACAAACCAAACAAACTATTGAAGCTTTTCAGTATCATTTCAGGCCAGAAAAAACCGATGGTATTTTGGATTTGGAAACTTGGGCTATTTTACAAGCTTTAATGCAAAAATATCCAACTAAATAA
- a CDS encoding LytR/AlgR family response regulator transcription factor, with the protein MCNDINAIIIDDEERARMNLKLLVEEFCPEIKIIAECKSLSAGVKTIRKENPALVFLDIEMPGHSGLELLDFFNESEVNFSIIFVTAYNNYAINAFKLSAVDYLLKPINPQDLQNAVALFQKRKNQTDNLIALKTNLEHSFNNKIAIPVSGKIIFMNIEDILYLKGDGAYTTINKTDRTNLLVSRNLKYFEDFFKDNNSLMRVHRSYIANLSHIGSLGKKDGAYIEFLNGDWIPIANDKLQEILNKVNFMKK; encoded by the coding sequence ATGTGTAACGATATTAATGCAATAATAATTGACGACGAAGAAAGGGCTCGGATGAATCTAAAACTTTTAGTCGAAGAATTCTGTCCTGAGATTAAAATAATTGCCGAATGTAAAAGCCTTTCCGCAGGTGTGAAAACTATTCGCAAAGAAAATCCTGCGCTGGTCTTTCTAGATATCGAAATGCCTGGTCATAGTGGATTAGAACTTTTAGATTTTTTTAATGAATCCGAAGTTAATTTTTCAATTATTTTTGTGACTGCTTATAATAATTACGCCATTAATGCCTTCAAATTATCGGCTGTAGATTATTTACTAAAACCAATCAATCCGCAAGATTTGCAAAACGCCGTTGCTTTATTTCAGAAACGAAAAAATCAAACGGATAATTTGATTGCGCTCAAAACCAATTTAGAACATTCTTTTAATAACAAGATTGCAATTCCAGTTTCCGGAAAAATTATCTTTATGAATATCGAAGATATACTCTATCTAAAAGGGGATGGAGCTTATACGACAATTAATAAAACTGACAGAACAAATTTGTTGGTCTCCCGTAATCTTAAATATTTTGAAGACTTTTTTAAAGATAATAACAGCTTGATGCGTGTCCATCGGTCTTATATTGCTAATCTTAGCCATATAGGAAGTTTGGGAAAAAAAGATGGTGCATATATCGAATTTCTGAATGGCGATTGGATTCCCATTGCTAATGATAAGTTACAAGAAATACTAAATAAAGTGAATTTCATGAAGAAATAA
- a CDS encoding YtxH domain-containing protein, with protein sequence MGSKKNGLLALLGLGALAYWKYKKSTPEEQQKVKDTINTAKENLSKFGNDLKAKANDAVDQVKNKATELKQDVEKSAQ encoded by the coding sequence ATGGGATCTAAAAAGAATGGCTTATTGGCTTTGTTAGGATTGGGCGCTTTGGCATATTGGAAGTATAAAAAATCGACGCCAGAAGAGCAACAGAAGGTGAAAGATACGATTAACACAGCAAAAGAGAACCTGTCGAAATTTGGGAATGACCTAAAAGCAAAGGCGAACGATGCGGTAGACCAGGTTAAAAATAAAGCGACGGAATTGAAACAAGATGTTGAAAAATCTGCTCAATAA
- a CDS encoding cytochrome ubiquinol oxidase subunit I, with product MDDFIAARSQMALSLGFHIIFACVGMVMPFLMAYSHWKYLKTGSEIYKGLTKAWSKGVAILFATGAVSGTMLSFELGLLWPKFMEHAGPIFGMPFSLEGTAFFIEAIALGFFLYGWDRLNKWFHWVCGLIVGISGLASGILVVAANAWMNSPAGFDFVNGEYINIDPIKAMFNEAWFPQAFHMTVAAFCATGFAVAGVHAYLILKKKNIEFHTKAFRIAMGFALIGAFGAPLSGDIAAKSVTKRQPIKLAAMEAHFETEKGAAFVLGGIPDEKTGEVKYSVKVPKVLSFLATGDFNSEVKGLNDFPRDLWPPVAVVHYAFQIMIFFGVVMMLMGGIYLFTLYKKKEWMTKKWFLKMFFIATPFGYIALEAGWTVTEVGRQPWIIYGVMKTIDAVTPMPGIQYSFYFFTFIFVTLAMILAFLLSRQIKMVPKLYDPTDPNYSPKTKKS from the coding sequence ATGGATGATTTTATCGCGGCTCGGTCGCAAATGGCTCTATCATTAGGTTTCCACATCATATTCGCTTGTGTTGGGATGGTAATGCCTTTTCTTATGGCCTACTCTCATTGGAAATATCTAAAAACGGGAAGCGAAATCTACAAAGGCCTCACCAAAGCTTGGAGTAAAGGTGTTGCAATACTTTTTGCGACAGGTGCAGTTTCAGGGACGATGCTTTCTTTCGAGTTAGGTTTATTGTGGCCAAAATTTATGGAACATGCAGGTCCCATTTTCGGCATGCCTTTCTCACTTGAGGGAACGGCATTTTTTATTGAAGCCATCGCTTTAGGTTTCTTCTTATACGGTTGGGACCGATTAAACAAATGGTTTCATTGGGTTTGCGGACTAATTGTTGGGATTAGCGGTTTAGCATCAGGAATTCTTGTTGTAGCCGCCAATGCTTGGATGAATAGTCCTGCTGGTTTTGATTTTGTGAATGGTGAATACATCAACATTGATCCCATAAAAGCGATGTTTAATGAAGCTTGGTTTCCGCAAGCTTTCCACATGACTGTTGCTGCATTTTGCGCGACTGGATTTGCGGTTGCTGGTGTTCATGCTTATTTAATTTTAAAGAAGAAAAATATCGAGTTTCACACCAAGGCGTTCCGAATTGCAATGGGATTTGCATTGATTGGAGCTTTTGGAGCGCCGTTAAGTGGTGATATCGCGGCGAAGTCAGTTACCAAAAGACAACCTATCAAACTAGCCGCGATGGAAGCTCATTTTGAAACTGAAAAAGGTGCCGCCTTCGTTTTGGGTGGAATTCCTGATGAAAAAACGGGTGAAGTAAAATATTCCGTTAAAGTTCCAAAAGTTTTAAGCTTTCTCGCGACAGGCGACTTTAATAGTGAAGTTAAAGGTTTGAATGACTTCCCGAGAGACTTGTGGCCGCCGGTTGCCGTTGTTCACTACGCTTTTCAGATTATGATTTTCTTTGGTGTTGTGATGATGTTGATGGGAGGAATTTATCTTTTCACTTTGTACAAAAAGAAAGAATGGATGACCAAAAAATGGTTTCTTAAAATGTTTTTTATTGCGACGCCATTTGGTTATATCGCTCTAGAAGCAGGCTGGACGGTAACCGAAGTTGGGCGACAACCATGGATAATTTATGGTGTCATGAAAACTATTGATGCCGTAACACCGATGCCCGGAATTCAGTATTCATTTTACTTTTTCACGTTTATTTTCGTGACTTTAGCGATGATTTTAGCGTTCTTATTGTCAAGACAAATTAAAATGGTTCCAAAATTATACGACCCAACCGATCCAAATTATTCACCTAAAACTAAAAAGTCATGA
- the hisS gene encoding histidine--tRNA ligase: protein MKPSLAKGTRDFTAQEVFRRKYIINKLQKNFELFGFQPLETPSFENLSTLTGKYGEEGDRLIFKILNSGDYAAKTKDEDWTAKNSQKLISQISEKALRYDLTVPFARFVAMNQGQLSFPFKRYQIQPVWRADRPQKGRYREFYQCDADVVGSTSLWQEVELLQLYFKSFSDLKLPVSIHMNNRKILSGLAEYAGISEQLIDFTVALDKLDKIGKDGVVKEMLEKNISQEAIEKLDFLFDQSDDALENLLKLKERFTNIEIGMQGVDELEFVMLKARDLGIDAESLVFNITLARGLDYYTGAIFEVKADGVEIGSIGGGGRYDNLTEVFGVKDVPGIGVSFGLDRIYLVLEELDLFPSFNENGIQYLFANYGEKEAIESLKIITQLREKNIAAELYPEASKLKKQFTYAEKKAIPSLVFLGEEEIKNGTLTIKNLSNGEQKTIRQDDFLNIEL, encoded by the coding sequence ATGAAACCGAGTTTAGCAAAAGGAACTAGAGATTTTACGGCACAAGAAGTATTTCGTAGAAAATATATCATCAATAAATTACAAAAGAATTTTGAACTGTTTGGTTTTCAGCCTTTAGAAACACCAAGTTTTGAGAATCTATCGACGCTTACAGGAAAATATGGTGAAGAAGGCGATCGCTTGATTTTTAAAATTCTTAATTCTGGGGATTATGCTGCAAAAACAAAAGATGAAGATTGGACAGCGAAGAATTCGCAAAAATTAATTTCTCAAATTTCAGAAAAAGCACTTCGTTATGATTTGACAGTGCCTTTTGCAAGATTTGTAGCGATGAATCAAGGACAATTAAGCTTCCCTTTCAAACGTTACCAAATTCAACCCGTTTGGCGTGCCGATCGTCCACAAAAAGGGCGTTACAGAGAATTTTATCAATGCGACGCCGACGTTGTTGGAAGCACAAGCCTTTGGCAAGAAGTGGAATTATTGCAATTGTATTTTAAATCTTTTTCAGATTTAAAATTGCCAGTTAGCATCCACATGAACAACCGAAAAATTCTTTCTGGATTGGCAGAATATGCTGGGATTTCTGAGCAACTTATTGACTTTACTGTAGCTTTGGATAAACTGGATAAAATAGGGAAGGACGGTGTTGTGAAAGAAATGCTCGAGAAAAATATCTCTCAGGAAGCTATTGAAAAACTGGATTTTCTTTTTGACCAAAGCGACGATGCGCTAGAAAATTTATTGAAATTAAAAGAGCGCTTCACAAACATTGAAATCGGAATGCAAGGTGTTGACGAGTTAGAATTTGTCATGTTGAAAGCGCGTGATTTGGGTATAGATGCTGAAAGTTTGGTGTTCAATATCACTTTGGCGCGTGGACTGGATTATTATACAGGTGCGATTTTTGAAGTCAAAGCGGATGGCGTTGAGATAGGATCTATCGGTGGCGGCGGTCGTTATGATAATCTTACAGAAGTTTTCGGCGTAAAAGATGTTCCAGGAATAGGGGTTTCTTTCGGTTTGGACAGAATTTATTTAGTTTTGGAAGAATTGGATTTATTCCCAAGTTTTAATGAAAACGGAATTCAGTATTTATTTGCCAACTATGGCGAAAAAGAAGCCATAGAATCCCTGAAAATAATTACGCAATTACGCGAAAAAAATATAGCAGCAGAACTTTATCCTGAAGCCTCAAAGCTAAAAAAACAATTTACTTACGCAGAGAAAAAAGCAATTCCAAGTCTGGTTTTTTTAGGTGAAGAAGAAATTAAAAACGGAACGTTAACGATTAAAAATTTATCAAATGGCGAACAAAAAACAATACGCCAAGATGATTTTTTGAACATCGAATTATAA
- a CDS encoding LamG domain-containing protein, with product MKKLLLIFGSCLAQMSLAQIPALSHSFTNTLVSPGFSMGNNGIGLDEDRSYDAAKAAKLAAGHDFLKVTLTTTQKNALLSNGTISLWYKHEGTGQSAFGTNKPLIFWSNGGYSYSEGIMLGLNSAGRIQLLSYLGNNANNSASGQSFINFPTSGWNHIAISWTNGPSSSHRMKVYLNGVEVINVKSPFQGLPSTSSSDIFFTGFNANFPSSLYGSIDEIKVYTEQLSDAQILSLFSTELPTNCVVNIPDANFKNALLNYNTPKIDVNNDGKIQCLEAEAFQGILKLNNKNISDLTGLEAFKNLGGLQAADNNISKVDVSSLKRLNHISVTGNQLTSLNVANGNNTNFNTMLSNLNNNLTCIQVDNPNYSQASWVGTYFSIPAGASYSTNCAPAPCEVNIPDGNFKFALLNHTPTIDTNGDGKIQCTEAEAVTENLALSLKGINNMTGIEAFKNIKQLFLRDNNLTTLDLSANTALTNVDCARNQLTSINLGTNTALRNLYIQENQLTSLDVSANTGLSNLVLNDNHLTSIDVSSNTALSNLGFARNQISQINLSTNSALIILVTSDNPITSLDLSSNPQLYVIDSQNSQLSSLNLANGNNGIISDLYIQNNPNLTCVQVDNVAYSIANWTDPTSYIKDSIANYSEDCSSTLGTNNIGSKTKIEVYPNPTKGIAQLSEVADIQVFDASGRLILTKDKTKEVDLTYLKSGVYFIKTKTSEKLIKIIKD from the coding sequence ATGAAAAAACTATTACTCATTTTTGGATCTTGCTTGGCGCAGATGTCCTTGGCTCAAATTCCTGCTTTAAGTCATTCATTTACGAATACTTTGGTTTCTCCAGGTTTTTCTATGGGAAACAATGGAATTGGTTTAGATGAAGACAGAAGTTATGACGCAGCAAAAGCTGCCAAATTAGCTGCTGGTCATGATTTTTTAAAAGTTACTTTAACAACTACTCAAAAAAATGCTTTATTATCCAACGGAACTATATCGCTTTGGTACAAGCATGAAGGCACAGGACAAAGTGCTTTTGGAACTAACAAACCTCTGATTTTTTGGTCCAATGGTGGATACAGTTATTCAGAAGGAATAATGTTGGGACTCAATAGTGCTGGAAGAATTCAGCTTTTGTCTTATCTTGGTAACAATGCAAATAATTCTGCGTCTGGACAAAGTTTTATCAACTTCCCAACTTCGGGTTGGAATCACATAGCAATCAGTTGGACGAATGGACCGAGTTCTAGTCATAGGATGAAAGTTTACCTTAACGGTGTTGAAGTGATCAATGTTAAAAGTCCATTCCAAGGTCTTCCATCTACATCATCGTCGGACATTTTTTTTACAGGATTTAATGCTAATTTCCCTAGTTCGCTTTACGGCAGCATCGATGAAATTAAAGTATATACGGAGCAACTTTCAGACGCACAAATTTTATCACTATTTTCAACTGAGCTTCCTACCAATTGTGTAGTCAATATTCCTGATGCTAATTTCAAAAATGCATTACTAAATTATAATACTCCAAAAATAGATGTTAATAACGACGGAAAAATTCAATGTTTGGAAGCGGAAGCTTTTCAGGGAATTCTAAAACTCAATAATAAAAACATTAGCGATCTTACAGGTTTGGAGGCATTTAAAAATCTTGGTGGACTGCAGGCTGCAGATAATAATATAAGTAAAGTGGATGTAAGTAGCCTTAAAAGATTGAATCACATTTCTGTGACAGGTAATCAATTGACTTCTTTGAATGTTGCCAATGGGAATAACACGAATTTTAATACAATGCTCTCGAACTTAAATAATAACCTTACTTGCATTCAGGTAGATAATCCTAATTACAGTCAAGCCAGTTGGGTAGGAACTTATTTTAGCATTCCTGCGGGAGCTTCATACAGTACCAATTGCGCACCAGCTCCATGTGAGGTGAATATTCCTGATGGTAATTTTAAATTTGCACTACTAAACCATACTCCTACAATTGACACCAATGGTGATGGCAAAATACAATGTACGGAAGCGGAAGCAGTTACTGAAAATTTAGCACTTTCGTTAAAAGGCATCAACAATATGACAGGAATTGAAGCTTTTAAAAATATTAAACAATTATTTTTAAGAGATAATAATTTAACAACTTTAGACCTAAGCGCGAATACAGCTTTGACAAATGTTGATTGCGCACGTAATCAATTAACCAGCATTAACTTGGGTACGAATACAGCTTTGAGGAATTTGTACATTCAAGAGAACCAATTAACAAGTTTAGATGTAAGTGCAAATACGGGATTAAGCAATTTGGTTTTGAACGATAATCATTTAACCAGCATAGATGTAAGTTCAAATACAGCCTTATCCAATCTAGGTTTTGCGAGAAATCAAATTAGCCAAATTAATCTAAGCACAAACTCAGCCTTAATTATATTGGTGACAAGTGATAATCCAATAACAAGTTTAGATCTAAGTTCAAATCCACAATTATATGTTATAGACAGTCAGAATTCGCAATTATCAAGTTTAAATTTAGCGAATGGAAATAACGGTATCATATCGGATCTTTACATTCAAAATAATCCAAATCTTACCTGCGTTCAAGTTGATAATGTTGCTTACAGTATTGCTAACTGGACAGATCCTACTTCTTACATAAAAGACAGCATTGCTAATTACAGTGAAGATTGTAGCTCTACATTAGGAACTAATAATATCGGATCAAAAACAAAAATAGAAGTGTATCCAAATCCAACAAAAGGAATTGCACAATTAAGCGAAGTTGCAGATATACAGGTTTTTGACGCTAGCGGAAGATTAATTCTGACAAAAGATAAAACCAAAGAAGTTGATTTAACATATCTGAAAAGTGGCGTTTATTTTATTAAAACTAAAACGTCTGAAAAACTAATAAAAATTATTAAAGACTAA
- a CDS encoding cytochrome d ubiquinol oxidase subunit II — protein sequence MIYVVIAFLWLSVCLYVVFGGADFGGGIVELFAGKNTKKKVHDIMHDAIAPVWEANHMWLIIAIVVLFVGFPQIYAGISTYLHIPLVLMLVGIIARGTAFTFRNYDAVEDQWQVLYSRIFYAASLLTPFFLGIIAAATVSSSINPDATNFLDLYIFSWLNLFGVAVGLFTIAICSYLACILSIRESRSDDEVTMMIGKSKKAMVLVVLTGTLVFGAAYYSGIPLFQWIFSKPLGMAAVVVATILLGLIFYCMKIRKLLPIRLFAGLQVVLILVAATYQHYPNIVLLGNGNHYSLLDQAAPEATINALAWALLIGSLFILPFLFYLIYVMRRQ from the coding sequence ATGATCTACGTAGTTATCGCCTTTTTATGGCTTTCAGTTTGTTTGTACGTCGTTTTTGGAGGTGCGGATTTCGGTGGTGGAATTGTCGAACTTTTTGCTGGAAAAAACACGAAAAAGAAAGTTCACGACATTATGCACGATGCGATTGCGCCCGTTTGGGAAGCCAATCATATGTGGTTGATTATCGCAATTGTGGTTTTATTTGTAGGTTTTCCGCAGATTTATGCTGGAATTTCAACCTATCTTCATATTCCGTTGGTATTGATGTTGGTCGGAATTATCGCTCGTGGAACGGCTTTTACATTCCGGAATTATGATGCAGTAGAAGATCAATGGCAGGTTTTGTATTCCAGAATATTTTATGCGGCAAGTTTGTTGACCCCCTTCTTTCTAGGCATTATTGCAGCAGCAACCGTTTCATCATCAATTAATCCTGATGCAACCAACTTTTTGGATCTCTATATTTTTAGTTGGCTCAATCTTTTTGGTGTTGCGGTGGGACTTTTCACGATTGCGATTTGTTCGTATTTGGCGTGTATTCTTTCCATCAGAGAAAGCCGAAGTGATGATGAAGTAACGATGATGATTGGAAAATCTAAAAAAGCAATGGTCTTAGTTGTTTTAACAGGAACGTTGGTTTTTGGCGCAGCATATTATTCTGGAATTCCATTATTTCAGTGGATATTTTCGAAACCGTTGGGAATGGCAGCCGTTGTTGTTGCAACGATTTTGTTGGGTTTAATTTTCTATTGCATGAAAATCCGAAAACTTCTTCCCATCCGATTATTTGCGGGATTGCAAGTGGTTTTAATTTTGGTTGCAGCGACCTATCAACATTATCCAAATATTGTTTTATTAGGAAACGGAAATCACTATTCTTTACTAGACCAAGCAGCTCCAGAAGCAACAATCAACGCATTAGCTTGGGCGCTATTAATTGGTTCTCTATTTATTCTTCCGTTCTTGTTTTATTTAATCTACGTGATGCGGCGTCAATAA